In Eremothecium gossypii ATCC 10895 chromosome IV, complete sequence, the genomic stretch AACACCAATTGATAGTGGTAAGTACCGGTGACTGTTCGTACCCAAAGTTGTAGAAAGTGAATCAGAAGAACATTTATTTTCAGTGTTCAGATGCGAATTTTCGACACGATTCTCATCTACAATATCCACATCGAAGAATATATTCCTCGGCATTATGAATGAATTAGAGAATGTAGAATGAGCCTTTCGCGTATCTAACTCGTCCTGTAGCTCAGGTTTCCTGGCAAGCATCTTGGAAACCCTAAAAACATAAGTTCGCAACGCAGCCAATTTCCACGTCTCGCTCTCATGAAGCCCAACTGCACGAAGTTTGTCAAGCCAGTTTTTATCTTCCGTAGTCAGCGGGATCTCCTTGTTGGACGGTAGAGAAACTGAGGCACTCGATACTTTCATACCACTATTAAAACCATAATTCTTTGCAGTGTAGTCTTTTGTAATAAACTCTATACTGTTATTACCAAATGAGTCAACACTCTTGCTGGGAACCTGTTTCCAGAAGAGCGTCTTGGTGGCACGTAGAGACCATGTGCATAGTAAGTTGTAGACATTTCTAGAGACCGGTTTCTTACAGCTCGCAAACATAGATTCCCAGGAAAATGTTACATCAAATTCGAAGTACGGACGAATTATTGGGTACAGAATGCAGTAAACCTCAGCTTTCGAAAGCTTAGATGACATTTCCAATATCAACAGCAATGAAAACTGTCTGATCCAGGCATTAGGATGGAGTAAAAGTACCGTAACAATCTCGGCGATTTCGTAGAAATATCTCCTCCTCATCATACCTACTTCACATAACCATTTCAAGCTTTGTAAAATATTGACTACCACAAGTTCTTCTGAGTCTGTTATCGTCTGAATTAGAAGCGGTAAAACATATTGTTCCAAAGTTATGGGCCCGAGTAAAATCACAATTCCTGTAATGGCTTGAACCAGTTTGATCCGCACAAGTGAGTTTTTATCATTCAAGTAAGTTATCAAATGGCTGAGTATGATGTCATTGGTCTTTTCTCTACCAAACAAGTTGCAGACAGGTAAAATGTTCTCCAGTAAAGCAAGTTTGACAGAGCTTTCAACATCAGTAAGTAAAGCCACAGTTATCTCTTCGAAATTTCTAACGAGACGGCGTCTAATTTTTCTGCTGTTGCTAACCTCAGTATTCGAAGGCGGTCGTAGGATCTGCGAAATCTCTTGAAACCTGACGGCAGAGTCAGCAATATTCCCAATGGAATCTGCCAGTATCATTCGAACATACGGATTATTTTTGCTACTTTGTAAAACCTGCTTCAACCTTGGCAAAATATAATCAACAAAAACGTTATCGTTTATGGATGTCAGTGTTGATACAATAGAAAGAATCTGCGTCAGGCTTTGTATTGCTAAACCCTGAACCGTGGGAGTCGTATCGAAAAACATGGCACAGACAAAAGGAAGAACTCGATCCAGTTTATTACCATCTGAAACGTATTGTGAGAGAGCCGTAATCAACTCCAAGCACTTAAGTTTATTACCAGACGAAACGAGGTTCCTCACAGCATGCAATAGAAAAGTGAGGAATAGTAGCGCCGACTCTTCTTGAAGTTGGGGGGAATCGGGTTTATACTGCTGTAGCTCCACCTCGCCTAAAACAGGCAATTTGACCCTTCCCGTGATGAGTTTTCGACTTTCCTGGTCGCGATTTCTAGAATGCACAACTGGATAGTGTAAAGATGAACATATCTTTGAATAGTCTTGGTAAACTTTAGTAACCATCCCATCAATATTATCCACCCTGTCGGCAAGCGTATCACTGGAACAAGTACTGTTGAGAGCAGAACTATGGCCATTTAGAACGGCTAGATCCCTGAAGTATTCATAGGTGAAAGTGTAAAAATAACTGGGGAAAAAGCTGTCGCGGTACTTTAACAAAATTTCAGGTACAGTGAGCCGCTTTTCGGGCCTCAGTTGAATCATATCGGATATTAGTGAACGAAGGTGTGTATTCTTAATGCTCGTGCTGATGATATCCTCTGCAGCGTGCTCGCCAGTTTTGTATTTAAACAATTCCGACAGATTGAATGTGGAATGTCCCTCGGAAAACATCTCCGCAATGCAACACCCAGCACTGAACACATCCATTTCCTTCGTTGGCCTCGTGTCGTTGTTGGAGTGCTTGTAAAGAGCAGAATTGAAGCGCTCCGGCGCTACATAACAACTCCGTCTCCCTGAAGTGTCAAAGTAAAACGAGAACTCGCCGGGGTTGTCGTCAGGCAGGTAGACCGGCTTGAAAAACGAAGAAACGTCCGTCACTATGAGCCACCCCCAGCTCGTCACAAGAATGTTCTCTGTCTTCAGGTCCCCGTGCGTCAGCCCTTTGGAATGCAAGTCCTCCAGAGCCTGTAAAAGCTGAAATGCAAGAAACTTCAGCTCAATCTCCTGCAGAAACGGCCGCGAGCTCAGTCTGTCGTACAGGTTCATCTTCAGGTGCTGCCTTATCAGGTACCCAGCCCTGTCTGTCTCGATGATCTTGCTGTAGTTCAGGACGTTCGGTAACTGCGCCAGTCGCAAGCTCTCGTTTCGAATCTGCTCGTACTGTTCCTGCAGCGAGTAGTTCTCCGTCGGCTTTATGAACACCTTGATGATTATCTCGCCATTCGGGTCCAGCGCCTTGCAGGTCTTCAGGAAGCGGCTTGAGTTCAGGTGTGTAACATAGTGCACGTCATCCAGAATGTCAATATATGAAGATAGCGCAATCGACGGTGACGTCTGCGCTAACAACGACAGCTGCGCACCCATGAACCGTGTCGGTGGCTAGTAGTTTTGCAGAGAAGGTGGATCTCGCAACCTTTTCTCTAAAGGCCTCACCTTATAAGGCTGACGGCCAAAAGGGGACGTTCAACATCAAAAGCTAGCAACGTTATTAATGATTTGGAAAACCATATTCGGCCATCAGTATATTAATGAAACCAATTATCAGTTATAAAAACCTTagtatatatatatatatttGAATGCCTATATATGGAACTTTTAAATGGGATAGATCTGTTGTGGGATAGGAAGCGATGGTACAACATCTTTGGTGGCGCACTCTTCCTGGAACTGCTTCACCTCTGCGTAGAGTACCTCGCGAAGGTTCGACATGGACTTGAATTCTGCTTCGTAGGAGAAGTTAAAGGGTCCGTGTGGACAGCAGGGCTCGTCGTTGACGTCGCGCACAGATTTGACAAAATCGTGCTCTATCGCCTCTTCCACGGTGAGTCTGCGGTCGGGATCCCAGTCTAGCAAGCGCTCGATGAGGTCGAGGGCATCTGGGCCGGCAAACGGATAGATCTCGGCCCAGGGGATCTTGGCATACTGTGGCTTGGGGGGGCAGAATATGTCGTATGCTCTGGAGGAGCCATATTTGATGATTGTGTCTCTGGAAGGAGTACCCAAGACCTTGACGATCTCCGAGATTTGGTGCATGGAGTCCTGACCCATGAATATGGGCTTCCTGCCGTAGAACTCCGCGAGGATGCAGCCTATGGCCCACATGTCTATGGATTTGTTATACCTTTTATGCGACAAGATCAATTCAGGAGCTCTATACCACCTGGTTGCAACATAGTTGGTGATATGGTTCGAGGTTTTTGTGTTAGTGAAAAGCGGCGAGATCCCCCGGGCTAAGCCGAAGTCACAGATCTTCAACTGGCCGGAAATGCTACATAATATATTGCCAGGCTTGAGGTCGCGGTGTATGACGTCTGCGCTGTGGATGTATTTCACGCCGCAGAGTATCTGGTAGGTGAAGTGCTTGATGTGAAATTCGGAGAATTGGACGTTGGAATGGATGACACGAGCCAAGTCGTAGTCTATTAATTCTTGATAGCAATAGAGCCCGTCGTACGGTTTTTCGTTGACGATCTCAAGGTTGATGAGCGACACGATATTCTTATGCCCTTTGAAGTAGTGCATGAATTTTAGCTCACGGATGGCACGTTTCAACAACACCTCCCGCTGGAATATGTTCGTGATTTTTTTAATAGCAATGCGAATGGGGTAGTTAGCGTTGAGGTTATCGATAGCTGAGACAACTGTTCCGTATGATCCCTTCCCCAACATCTGGAGCACTTCATAGTGGCCCGGGATGGAGAAGTTTGCCTTGGTGTATATGGTCCTAGGCGGATGCACCACTGATTTCTCTATTAAGTTCATGGGAGCTATTCCGTTCATTTCCTTGGCGGCTGTAGTTGTGCTAGTATTTTCACCATACGAGCTTAGCAAGCTTTTCAATTTCTGTGATGCACGACTGTAGGGTGGCTGAATGGGGGGGTTCTGTTGCAATAGTGGCATAGCGAAATATGTCTTGTAGCAGTGCTGAATGTCTTGGTTTCCTTATTGTTCGCTTAGAGTATGTAGTCGTGGATTGAACCACTTTGTGTTAGGAAAATACAGAGAACTGAAGATGCTCCATATACTGGGTGATTGGTATTTAGCTGACACTGACACTTGCGGAGTCGCTATTGTATATACGGAAAAACTGTCGATTATATAATACGTCAGCGCGCGACGAAATCGGATTACGGCAACGCGTGCGACGACAGGCGATGTTCACAAGACCGTATAGCAATGTGTCAATTTGTATAGCCTGTCCGTCGGCGTAAAGCTATTGTGGTCCAGCACGGTCTTGAGGTTCTCTTGTGCAATGTGCTCGACGTCTTCGTTGTAAAGCTCGCACGCTTCCAACGCTTCGCGGGGGGTGATAGTGCGACGCCCGTCTTTGAAGACGTAAGTGGTAATAGAAACAGCGCAGGGAAGCTCTACACCTGGCAGCATGAAGCGCGAGAGGACGTAGATCCACTTGTCGTCCCAGCACAAAACGCAACTGTCAATGGTGTAGCGTTGGAAGGGAGCAATTTCCTTCCGGAATCCAGTGAAGACATTTGCCACGGGCAGATAAGGCCACGCGCGTGCACGCAGAAACAGTTGCTGAAACACAGAAGTCATCAGGTCTGTGCGTGAGAAGTCCAGTTCCTCGAAGTAGGTTGCGTTGTTCTTGTGCAGATAGAAGTCACACTCAAACGGAGAACAGTACGTGTGGATTACACTGCGCCGGAAAGCACCGTGGTGGTCTTTCTTGAGCGCGCGCATGTTGGCAGTCGAGCCAGTCCGGCCGACGAGCACCTTAGGCAGAAGAAGGTTCTTGGTGAGATAATATGCGAAGCGCACGAAATACGCACCTGGAAGACTCTTGTACGAGCTCGCTAGGAAGAGTGCAAACAGAGTACGAGCTGCTGTCCACCAATGATTTGCCATCCCTATTATCTACTTGAATGCAGCGAATTTCGATGTATTTGAAGTACCGTCTAAGTGATCAGTAATCTGCATCTAGGGAACATTAAAATTCGGTAGAAATCAGATCAGTCCGATGGGCCCGACCAGTTGAAAAAGAAACGGCGAAACCGGCGTCCATACCTTTACCAAGGGATCGCAAGGGACTACAGTAAGACTGTGAATTATTGATCTACTACCGAACCCTGCATTCTGTGCCATGCTGCTGCGTGACTTAGGTGAAGTTTGCCACTTTTCAAACTTGGAGCGCAGATGTGACTTTCCAGTACAAAATAGAACTTCAGCAAGTGTATATTCCTAGAAAGACGGATAATATGCATATGCCAACGGCTATATCCATGCCAATCTGATGGCAGAGAACGCAATGTGCCACCAGCATGCGCCTTAAGGAAAGTCACGTGACAGTACTATTGGAAGAGCACGCGCCGTGCGTCCCAAAGAAAGGCTTCACCAGCTCCGCCAATCACCAGACTCGCCCTCGGAACTAGCTGGACTACACGAAGAAGATGACAGATACATCTGAACATGTGCTCACCGAGGAAGAGGAACGGCATCAGATTCTAAACTTCACCAAGTACGTACTTTCGCAACGGACAGGGAATTTTCCGGAGCTGAATCATACTGAGGATGGGACGGTCTTCCCCAGTATCCGCGGAGAGACGACCAACCGGGGCTACAAGCTGTACCAGGATGCCAAAGGAGTTTCGTGGCGTCGCCTGCGCGTGGACACTTTGGAGAAAAAGGTGTTCTACAGCGGCTCGGACCACAAGCTGCTCGCGCGCAAGCGGATGAAGTTTTCCACGACGCCGCAGTTTCACCGGAACGATGGGGATAATGATACTAGTGATACAGAGGAGTCGGACGACCCAGAGGACCTGCATGACCTTGTGGATGTGCGCAAAGTTTTGTCCCCCATCTCGTCGCTGGCGGATGTGGCGACTCACCCGGCGGTGTCGCGCACCTTTCAGTCAAAGGTTCTGCGGGACTTAGCGCTTGATATGATTTTAATGGTGGAAAAGGAGCAGGAATCTGTCATCAGCTATAGCAGGCTTCTTGAAGTATTTCTCGGGGACTTTCCGGACGCTCTTCACGAAGAACAGCTGGGCCTGCCCGGCTATGACCACAAGCTGAAGCTGCCGGAAGAAGACGGCGCAAGCCCGCCAATTGCTTATCAAAAGGAAGCACCTGACACCGCTGAAGATCTACACCAGCCTAAAGAAGAAAATACGGGATACAAGGCAGAGGAGGGGGAGGAACAAGAAGACCCATTCTTCGCGATACCGAAGCTGCATGGGATTCAGGAACTCTCACCACCAGCAAATGACACCGGCGCTACAGATCAATTGGAAACTACTCGACAGCTTGCTCAAATAGCATTGCAGCGGAATCAAGAGTTTATTAGGAATCTGCAAAAAATTCGGAATTGCATAGTGAAAACAAATCGTATTCGAGAACGGATTTTAGTTTGGGGAAAGGAGATGGCAGGAATTCCAGAAGATGATGTAACCGTTCCTAGCGCCTTGCATATAGTTAAGAGAGGATTAATAAGTGCTACGACGAACCACATGGATGAAGAGGCGGAGGAAGATGACATCGAGGAGGAATAAGGATATAGGTTACGAATAATTCGTTAAAAATATAAGCAACTTTGATTTATATCTTACATATAACATGTTCTGTACTATATTGCTACAGTAGCAGCATAGAAATATGTGCGGTCATAAGGGTATCGACTACCAGTCGTGCGAAGAATGCTTCAGCACTTCAACAAACGTTGGGTCTGAATTTACT encodes the following:
- the VPS15 gene encoding ubiquitin-binding serine/threonine protein kinase VPS15 (Syntenic homolog of Saccharomyces cerevisiae YBR097W (VPS15)) produces the protein MGAQLSLLAQTSPSIALSSYIDILDDVHYVTHLNSSRFLKTCKALDPNGEIIIKVFIKPTENYSLQEQYEQIRNESLRLAQLPNVLNYSKIIETDRAGYLIRQHLKMNLYDRLSSRPFLQEIELKFLAFQLLQALEDLHSKGLTHGDLKTENILVTSWGWLIVTDVSSFFKPVYLPDDNPGEFSFYFDTSGRRSCYVAPERFNSALYKHSNNDTRPTKEMDVFSAGCCIAEMFSEGHSTFNLSELFKYKTGEHAAEDIISTSIKNTHLRSLISDMIQLRPEKRLTVPEILLKYRDSFFPSYFYTFTYEYFRDLAVLNGHSSALNSTCSSDTLADRVDNIDGMVTKVYQDYSKICSSLHYPVVHSRNRDQESRKLITGRVKLPVLGEVELQQYKPDSPQLQEESALLFLTFLLHAVRNLVSSGNKLKCLELITALSQYVSDGNKLDRVLPFVCAMFFDTTPTVQGLAIQSLTQILSIVSTLTSINDNVFVDYILPRLKQVLQSSKNNPYVRMILADSIGNIADSAVRFQEISQILRPPSNTEVSNSRKIRRRLVRNFEEITVALLTDVESSVKLALLENILPVCNLFGREKTNDIILSHLITYLNDKNSLVRIKLVQAITGIVILLGPITLEQYVLPLLIQTITDSEELVVVNILQSLKWLCEVGMMRRRYFYEIAEIVTVLLLHPNAWIRQFSLLLILEMSSKLSKAEVYCILYPIIRPYFEFDVTFSWESMFASCKKPVSRNVYNLLCTWSLRATKTLFWKQVPSKSVDSFGNNSIEFITKDYTAKNYGFNSGMKVSSASVSLPSNKEIPLTTEDKNWLDKLRAVGLHESETWKLAALRTYVFRVSKMLARKPELQDELDTRKAHSTFSNSFIMPRNIFFDVDIVDENRVENSHLNTENKCSSDSLSTTLGTNSHRYLPLSIGVNGSLILSKKASPTIRSNLDNVYVQLEPTSEYPISFAHAPRKTAQESKFVISNSYDGDVSTIKQYLRNVNIKPYLKSYREFGPYFNQSSGTKRQSSGTAFKGKLHFHLTENRPASIVKIVTSEYKPYCISASDQGVLKLWDLTKLRDGEVYDPPIHYDLGSSIVDLRFLPNYDVFAAATRDGSVSFLRVCFKERNSMEAYSHFEVIRKYTLKDENEYATNIQLSASDSKPYALFTTNYSRIILLDIRTTELIATMQNNQRHGAILSCTAASDLSWFILGTSKGILDLWDSRFRVLVKSWTFAENFPITHIEPYPSLTRRAENNIVLVGGSRRSLVSVWDISKAVCREVVLTADSKCLSTDFIAVEKGIEDLAVHIDPFSTTVSAIHVSGHRVYIADRETGSILMVNFRNKAQNCIVVGHSEQNISFSSSQLSSTLGLTIRSVSDSAAMHSLGVYFHTDIINSFTIAKDTPEPLLISGDNSGVINIYR
- the SMK1 gene encoding mitogen-activated protein kinase SMK1 (Syntenic homolog of Saccharomyces cerevisiae YPR054W (SMK1)), producing the protein MPLLQQNPPIQPPYSRASQKLKSLLSSYGENTSTTTAAKEMNGIAPMNLIEKSVVHPPRTIYTKANFSIPGHYEVLQMLGKGSYGTVVSAIDNLNANYPIRIAIKKITNIFQREVLLKRAIRELKFMHYFKGHKNIVSLINLEIVNEKPYDGLYCYQELIDYDLARVIHSNVQFSEFHIKHFTYQILCGVKYIHSADVIHRDLKPGNILCSISGQLKICDFGLARGISPLFTNTKTSNHITNYVATRWYRAPELILSHKRYNKSIDMWAIGCILAEFYGRKPIFMGQDSMHQISEIVKVLGTPSRDTIIKYGSSRAYDIFCPPKPQYAKIPWAEIYPFAGPDALDLIERLLDWDPDRRLTVEEAIEHDFVKSVRDVNDEPCCPHGPFNFSYEAEFKSMSNLREVLYAEVKQFQEECATKDVVPSLPIPQQIYPI
- a CDS encoding uncharacterized protein (Syntenic homolog of Saccharomyces cerevisiae YBR096W) — encoded protein: MANHWWTAARTLFALFLASSYKSLPGAYFVRFAYYLTKNLLLPKVLVGRTGSTANMRALKKDHHGAFRRSVIHTYCSPFECDFYLHKNNATYFEELDFSRTDLMTSVFQQLFLRARAWPYLPVANVFTGFRKEIAPFQRYTIDSCVLCWDDKWIYVLSRFMLPGVELPCAVSITTYVFKDGRRTITPREALEACELYNEDVEHIAQENLKTVLDHNSFTPTDRLYKLTHCYTVL
- the RXT2 gene encoding Rxt2p (Syntenic homolog of Saccharomyces cerevisiae YBR095C (RXT2)); this encodes MTDTSEHVLTEEEERHQILNFTKYVLSQRTGNFPELNHTEDGTVFPSIRGETTNRGYKLYQDAKGVSWRRLRVDTLEKKVFYSGSDHKLLARKRMKFSTTPQFHRNDGDNDTSDTEESDDPEDLHDLVDVRKVLSPISSLADVATHPAVSRTFQSKVLRDLALDMILMVEKEQESVISYSRLLEVFLGDFPDALHEEQLGLPGYDHKLKLPEEDGASPPIAYQKEAPDTAEDLHQPKEENTGYKAEEGEEQEDPFFAIPKLHGIQELSPPANDTGATDQLETTRQLAQIALQRNQEFIRNLQKIRNCIVKTNRIRERILVWGKEMAGIPEDDVTVPSALHIVKRGLISATTNHMDEEAEEDDIEEE